The Daucus carota subsp. sativus chromosome 7, DH1 v3.0, whole genome shotgun sequence genome window below encodes:
- the LOC108194577 gene encoding glutathione S-transferase T3-like: protein MAWPVAIFKTKRWNKIKEVGMPYSQVPAFGNTNFVDQNNDYEETEDVRENTSHWTWVEDKLLISAWLNVLIDPLIGTEQKAEAFWDRIKQYCEEDNPDVIERGVVAMRKRWQRINEGAQKFGTCYDEAQRMIRSGSNLDNIIEKAHELHLAQHKKTTNFDNHWRKLRRHPK, encoded by the exons ATGGCCTGGCCAGTGGCCATATTCAAAACTAAGCGCTGGAACAAAATAAAGGAAGTGGGCATGCCCT ATTCGCAAGTGCCAGCCTTTGGTAACACAAACTTTGTTGATCAAAATAATGATTACGAGGAAACGGAAGATGTACGTGAAAATACTAGCCACTGGACGTGGGTTGAAGATAAGCTTTTAATAAGTGCATGGTTGAATGTGTTAATTGATCCACTAATCGGTACTGAACAAAAAGCCGAAGCATTTTGGGACAGAATTAAGCAATATTGTGAAGAGGACAATCCCGACGTCATCGAAAGAGGAGTTGTTGCTATGAGAAAACGGTGGCAACGAATAAATGAAGGTGCTCAGAAATTTGGGACATGTTATGATGAGGCACAACGAATGATTAGGAGTGGTTCAAACTTAGATAACATAATTGAGAAAGCTCATGAACTCCATTTGGCTCAACACAAGAAAACAACGAATTTTGATAATCATTGGCGTAAGCTTCGTAGACATCCCAAGTGA